Proteins from a genomic interval of Colletotrichum higginsianum IMI 349063 chromosome 6, whole genome shotgun sequence:
- a CDS encoding C6 finger domain-containing protein — MLPAGSTYLVSDDGGPDRTKLRPVGSEMWSSLPALTVIGRNSAGRPDEVRNVDVTCQVPPTTTYTKYSTSSAISMSATLGRKKSCASCRISKARCSLDSPCRRCEERNLDCKYDHPPRRPAAYRALRPLQTPEGSSRRDIEETRSHVERSTHRRSPPPGPLMENHIDHLDGPSMNWDTLLSPSFLQLSPGCELGFSSLLSPSSSDMRLNTFQGLQAPPESGGVPWIRNGQQSGVPDHPEARSSLGSPPSIPTARSDRLQTQARTCLSRPPRRPFYQDRPFALRPNKVVAACFTVKVLMGQLLAYPKMMAKGGRLPPFIFPPCVVEGNALTTDCCSTGYHKCLPETLAICCNLVQSFEARTAGSASFVWKSIYKEVGRLQNEAVVIYILLQAGDPDSVPYNDIAALVSAPESIAKSLHTSSDYTVNLTNSTKIDRREWVIRESVRRTICIIFGVQLMLDVDFNVAGGECGGYSQLPLPSGRELWETVSNDEWAARYRKLHARYRDDNVLNIQDLRRARRALESDITDQSEEGRLVGRVAEWCESLDELGMMVWMAVMQES, encoded by the exons ATGCTTCCTGCTGGCAGCACGTACCTGGTCTCAGATGACGGAGGCCCCGATAGGACGAAACTCCGGCCTGTCGGATCGGAGATGTGGAGCAGCCTCCCGGCATTGACGGTGATTGGTCGAAACTCCGCGGGCAGACCGGATGAAGTCCGCAACGTCGACGTTACTTGTCAAGTTCCTCCAACCACTACCTACACCAAATACAGCACTTCTTCGGCGATCAGCATGAGCGCGACACTCGGCCGCAAGAAGTCCTGCGCCTCTTGCCGTATCAGCAAGGCGAGATGTTCCCTCGATTCCCCGTGTCGGCGATGCGAGGAGAGAAACCTCGACTGCAAGTACGACCATCCACCGAGGCGTCCAGCGGCCTACCGAGCATTGCGTCCCCTGCAGACCCCCGAGGGGAGCTCACGCAGGGACATAGAAGAAACTAGATCCCATGTCGAGAGATCGACTCACCGTAGAAGCCCTCCTCCCGGGCCCTTGATGGAAAATCACATTGACCATCTTGATGGGCCGTCGATGAATTGGGATACGTTACTTTCACCCTCATTTTTGCAGCTGTCCCCGGGCTGTGAGCTTGGTTTCTCAAGTTTACTCAGcccgtcctcctccgacaTGCGCCTGAACACATTCCAAGGCCTTCAGGCACCACCCGAGTCCGGCGGGGTGCCATGGATTCGGAACGGCCAACAATCCGGTGTACCAGACCATCCAGAGGCCCGGTCTTCGTTAGGTAGTCCTCCTTCTATTCCTACTGCCAGGTCAGATCGGCTGCAGACGCAAGCCAGAACATGCCTCtcccggcctcctcgccgcccattCTACCAGGACAGGCCCTTTGCGTTGCGACCCAACAAGGTAGTAGCGGCGTGTTTTACCGTCAAAGTACTCATGGGCCAGCTTTTGGCTTATCCCAAAATGATGGCCAAGGGCGGGCGACTGCCGCCGTTCATATTCCCTCCCTGCGTCGTGGAAGGGAATGCTTTGACGACGGATTGCTGTAGCACTGGTTACCACAAGTGCTTGCCAGAGACCTTGGCCATCTGTTGCAACTTGGTACAGAGTTTCGAGGCAAGGACCGCTGGAAGTGCGTCGTTTGTATGGAAGAGCATTTACAAAGAGGTCGGGAGGCTCCAGAATGAG GCTGTAGTCATATACATCTTGCTGCAAGCAGGAGACCCGGACTCGGTGCCCTATAACGATATCGCAGCACTGGTGTCAGCCCCCGAG TCCATCGCCAAGTCCCTTCACACGTCCTCCGATTACACCGTCAATCTAACCAACAGCACCAAGATTGATCGTCGGGAATGGGTCATTCGCGAAAGTGTTCGAAG GACGATATGTATCATTTTTGGTGTCCAGCTTATGTTGGACGTGGACTTCAACGTCGCGGGCGGGGAATGCGGCGGCTACAGTCAACTGCCTCTCCCCTCGGGACGGGAGCTGTGGGAGACCGTGTCCAATGACGAGTGGGCGGCACGGTATAGGAAGCTTCATGCTCGGTACCGCGACGACAATGTGTTGAATATACAGGACCTTCGACGGGCGAGACGAGCTCTTGAGTCAGATATCACAGACCAGAGCGAGGAAGGGCGGCTTGTAGGCCGGGTTGCAGAGTGGTGCGAGAGCCTGGACGAGCTTGGGATGATGGTGTGGATGGCAGTTATGCAAGAGTCATAG
- a CDS encoding HET domain-containing protein: MWLISTETSKLHAFIPPDVPPYAILSHTWEAGEVTFQEFADLDAAREKPGFAKIDKTCELARQNGLEWVWVDTCCIDKSSSAELSEAINSMFEWYRLSAVCFAYLADLPVGSPSLWMFESESGIHKRPCRWFQRGWTLQELIAPSRLEFFDVGWNSRGFKTDGTVLRQLSSMAGIRGKTARVLKNSDAIGEISIAERMSWASKRQTTRTEDMAYCLLGIFRVNMPLLYGEGPRAFIRLQEEILKNSTDMSLFCWTASEETIQPYRGLLARHPSEFASWFDTELTSRKSISWAMCEQEKEFSSTNKGIRMEATLASFFYDGEERTCLRCTLFPDEYVVFVALRYHRDNIYVRELPKVIIPSRTTRYEQKTIYIAKDVDERMSTSLQETAAEALSFDTSLLPASFSLEVAECWPKKQWHPRRKEFALTGSKLFSCTVVYTVAFDGVQIGEVFLICQRHASALQPLRYALIPSRHAAGIKKGILDHETGDDQGNPPFEAFSMMEQFIIDGRQEVKLWHGETCFSLFVTRYSETGESTNQLFLKATSSDDLLHPMPVRLPIQRSIGDGNEPDQRLERAPQIGGDVGVLVVQQPNPMDILEAERENTG, encoded by the coding sequence ATGTGGCTGATCAGTACGGAGACGTCGAAGCTTCACGCCTTCATCCCCCCGGACGTTCCGCCTTATGCCATACTGTCTCATACCTGGGAGGCCGGGGAGGTGACTTTCCAGGAGTTCGCCGACCTCGATGCCGCCAGAGAAAAGCCCGGCTTCGCCAAGATCGATAAGACCTGCGAGCTCGCCCGCCAAAACGGGCTAGAATGGGTCTGGGTTGACACCTGCTGCATCGACAAGTCCTCGAGCGCCGAACTCTCAGAGGCGATCAACTCCATGTTCGAATGGTACCGGCTGTCGGCCGTCTGCTTTGCTTATCTCGCCGACCTCCCCGTCGGTTCGCCTTCGCTCTGGATGTTCGAATCCGAGTCCGGCATCCACAAGCGGCCCTGTCGCTGGTTCCAGCGAGGGTGGACTCTCCAGGAGCTCATCGCGCCCAGCAGGCTCGAGTTCTTCGACGTCGGGTGGAACTCGCGCGGGTTCAAGACCGACGGGACGGTGCTGCGGCAGCTGTCAAGCATGGCAGGCATTCGCGGCAAGACTGCTCGGGTTCTGAAGAATAGCGACGCGATCGGCGAGATCTCCATCGCCGAGAGAATGTCGTGGGCTTCGAAGCGGCAGACGACCAGGACGGAGGACATGGCCTACTGCTTGCTTGGTATCTTCCGCGTGAACATGCCATTGCTATACGGCGAGGGCCCACGGGCTTTCATACGGCTCCAGGAGGAGATTCTGAAGAACAGCACCGACATGTCTCTTTTCTGCTGGACCGCGTCGGAGGAAACGATACAGCCGTACCGCGGGCTTCTGGCCCGTCATCCGTCCGAGTTCGCAAGCTGGTTCGACACGGAATTGACCTCGCGGAAGTCCATCAGCTGGGCCATGTGcgagcaggagaaggagtTCTCCTCGACAAATAAAGGCATCCGGATGGAAGCGACTCTAGCGAGCTTCTTTTACGACGGCGAAGAAAGAACTTGCTTGAGGTGCACCCTCTTCCCGGACGAGTATGTTGTGTTCGTTGCCCTCCGATACCACAGGGACAACATCTACGTCAGGGAGCTCCCCAAGGTCATCATCCCGTCGCGCACGACGCGGTACGAACAGAAGACCATCTACATCGCCAAAGACGTGGACGAGCGCATGTCGACCTCGCTTCAGGAGACCGCCGCGGAAGCGTTGAGCTTCGACACCTCGTTGCTTCCAGCAAGCTTCTCCCTGGAAGTGGCCGAGTGTTGGCCAAAGAAGCAGTGGCACCCACGACGGAAAGAATTTGCGTTGACGGGCTCCAAGCTATTCAGCTGCACAGTCGTCTATACTGTTGCGTTTGACGGTGTTCAGATTGGAGAAGTCTTCCTCATATGCCAGCGGCACGCTTCTGCGCTCCAACCTCTGCGTTATGCCTTGATTCCTAGCCGACATGCAGCAGGAATAAAGAAAGGCATCCTAGACCATGAGACGGGCGATGACCAAGGCAACCCTCCATTCGAGGCTTTCAGCATGATGGAGCAGTTCATTATCGATGGACGCCAGGAGGTGAAGCTCTGGCACGGGGAGACCTGCTTTTCGCTTTTCGTCACGCGGTATTCCGAGACCGGCGAGAGCACCAACCAGCTTTTTCTCaaggcgacgtcgtcggatgatcttcttcatccCATGCCTGTTCGGCTCCCAATCCAGAGGTCGATCGGCGACGGGAACGAACCCGATCAGCGTCTCGAACGCGCCCCTCAGATCGGAGGCGACGTTGGTGTGTTGGTTGTACAGCAGCCAAACCCCATGGATATTTTGGAAGCTGAGCGCGAAAATACAGGCTGA
- a CDS encoding Major facilitator superfamily transporter, with amino-acid sequence MKMTANNNDPAVIGVTKDAVECSQLEHSNISGDELQSKEKVYRQYELSPREIQGRFDLLRDLSDTEMEKLNKSVVRKIDWRMMPTITAMFLMSYLDRINVSNARLGGMQEDLHMSDTMWNLGISTFYIGYLIGQLPGNLWLAKANPRWFLPSTMLAWGAATICTPALTNGAGFAALRFFTGLAEAPFFPGITLMTSSWYNKHESPTRMAIWHAGNTISNIISGFLAAGILTTMGGVAGMYSWQWFFLIEGIATFVIAFAAFALLPDWPHNTRFLTPAEREMAQYRILCSNGGVEEVVGGTWDGFRDAVKDPFTWIFCLMHFALVTAQAFKDFLPSIVNTFDFGELTTYLIQAPPYAFAYAFACVVAWSSGRRQESFWHIVLPIIGSAVGCAVLISTTNVGARYFGLFLLISGTYNGLNLQLSWETTVVPAPRSKKAALIAIANCLSQVSHWFSPYFWPRSHEPFYRLGGGLVLVGCLLVVTSAGLAKWRATKLNKKLDEAEGYSENSGVERGWRYAH; translated from the exons atgaagatgacggcgaACAACAATGACCCCGCGGTCATCGGCGTCACGAAGGATGCCGTCGAATGCAGCCAGCTCGAACACTCCAACATATCTGGTGACGAGTTGCAGTCCAAGGAGAAAGTATATCGGCAGTATGAACTCTCCCCTCGAGAGATTCAAGGTCGCTTCGATCTCCTACGGGATTTGAGCGACACGGAGATGGAGAAGCTCAACAAGAGCGTGGTGCGGAAGATTGACTGGAGGATGATGCCTACGATCACTGCCATGTTTCTCATGAG CTACCTCGATCGAATCAACGTCTCCAATGCACGGCTGGGTGGCATGCAGGAGGATCTGCACATGTCAGACACCATGTGGAATCTGGGGATCTCAACCTTCTACATCGGATATCTCATTGGACAGCTGCCGGGCAACTTGTGGTTGGCCAAGGCGAACCCAAGATGGTTTCTCCCCTCCACGATGCTGGCATGGGGTGCCGCGACAATCTGCACTCCGGCCCTGACGAA TGGCGCTGGCTTTGCCGCCCTGCGATTCTTCACCGGCCTGGCCGAAGCCCCTTTCTTTCCCGGCATCACTCTCA TGACCTCATCCTGGTACAATAAACACGAAAGCCCGACTCGCATGGCCATCTGGCACGCCGGAAACACCATTTCCAACATCATCTccggcttcctcgccgcgggcATCCTGACCACGATGGGCGGCGTGGCCGGGATGTATTCGTGGCAGTGGTTCTTCCTCATAGAAGGCATTGCTACCTTCGTGATCGCCTTCGCCGCTTTCGCCCTTCTTCCGGACTGGCCTCACAACACGCGATTCCTGACCCCGGCGGAGCGAGAGATGGCTCAGTATCGCATCTTGTGCTCCAACGGCGGAGTCGAAGAGGTTGTGGGCGGCACCTGGGACGGTTTCAgggacgccgtcaaggaccCTTTTACCTGGATCTTCTGCCTCATGCACTTTGCGCTCGTTACAGCCCAGGCATTCAAGGACTTCCTGCCTTCG ATTGTCAACACCTTCGACTTTGGTGAGCTCACAACCTACCTCATCCAAGCACCCCCGTACGCCTTTGCCTACGCTTTTGCATGCGTCGTTGCCTGGTCTTCGGGTCGGCGTCAAGAGTCCTTTTGGCACATCGTCTTGCCCATAATCGGCAGCGCCGTTGGTTGTGCCGTGTTGATCTCGACGACCAATGTCGGTGCCCGATACTTTGGCCTCTTCCTGCTCATCTCTGGCACGTACAACGGCCTGAACCTGCAACTCTCCTGGGAGACAACCGTAGTCCCGGCACCTCGGAGTAAGAAGGCTGCACTGATCGCGATTGCCAACTGTCTCAGCCAGGTCAGTCACTGGTTCAGCCCCTACTTTTGGCCTCGTTCGCACGAGCCCTTCTACAGACTCGGCGGAGGCCTTGTCCTGGTCGGTTGTCTCTTGGTTGTCACGTCAGCCGGTCTGGCGAAATGGCGCGCGACTAAACTGAATAAGAAGttggacgaggccgagggaTACTCGGAGAACTCGGGGGTCGAAAGAGGCTGGAGATATGCGCACTGA
- a CDS encoding Tricarboxylate transport mitochondrial, whose amino-acid sequence MASVISAVPNPALGKATVLQRKSDSNAKHKISPSISLFSGGVAGAVEAAVTYPFEFAKTRAQLQSTGSKNPFSVLLQVARQDGPKAIYTGCSTLIIGTTFKAGVRFLSFDSIRNALMDENGRLTPARGILAGMIAGCVESVVAVTPTERVKTALIDDAKAGARKYAGGTHALITMVREHGVGEVYRGIVSTTLKQSATSAVRMGSYNVLREVSKQHGLPNNSLVTFGSGAVAGIITVYATQPFDTIKTRAQSARGAGTMEAFRMVLSERGVRGFWSGSTMRLGRLILSGGIVFTVYEKVSSLLTH is encoded by the exons ATGGCGTCCGTGATCTCAGCCGTGCCGAACCCGGCACTCGGAAAAGCAACCGTACTACAACGGAAATCTGATTCAAACGCGAAGCACAAGATCTCCCCGAGCATCTCGTTGTTCTCGGGTGGGGTCGCCGGGGCTGTTGAAGCTGCCGTCACT TACCCTTTCGAGTTTGCAAAGACAAGAGCGCAGCTCCAATCAACCGGCAGCAAGAACCCGTTCTCGGTTCTTCTCCAGGTTGCCCGACAAGATGGACCCAAAGCCATCTACACCGGGTGCTCAACATTGATCATT GGAACAACCTTCAAGGCTGGGGTTCGATTTCTCTCCTTCGACTCCATCAGAAATGCTCTCATGGACGAAAATGGGCGTCTGACGCCCGCACGTGGCATCCTCGCCGGTATGATCGCCGGATGTGTCGAAAGCGTCGTGGCGGTGACTCCTACCGAACGGGTGAAGACGGCGCT CATCGATGATGCCAAAGCAGGGGCAAGGAAATATGCGGGTGGAACGCATGCGCTCATCACAATGGTTAGAGAGCACGGAGTGGGTGAAGTGTATCGCGGTATCGTTTCCACCACTCTGAAGCAGTCTGCGACATCTGCTGTGCGTATGGGCTCTTACAACGTGCTGAGAGAGGTTTCCAAGCAGCATGGACTCCCCAACAACAGCCTCGTGACGTTCGGCTCTGGGGCTGTTGCCGGCATCATCACTGTCTATGCCACCCAGCCGTTCGACACGATTAAGACGAGAGCTCAGTCTGCGCGTGGAGCCGGTACTATGGAAGCATTCCGAATGGTATTATCAGAAAGAGGCGTGAGGGGTTTCTGGAGCGGGAGCACAATGAGACTCGGTCGTCTAATCCTGAGTGGAGGAATTGTGTTCACTGTGTACGAAAAGGTTTCAAGCCTTCTGACGCATTAG
- a CDS encoding Fungal specific transcription factor: MSSRRAPIAGQRRRQGTRQNRQRTDLGTTPSRIPGDISGNDSAAEHGGDTPQPHTPDGPDPAIHSPPPPPHTSTQQPGALTEQNPSHRAGVSRIVVSANGVSSYHGRTSALFEESLQERSSAVDLRPRMPDEWIEKGLVAEAARQRMILLLHQKLGFGQLEDFNYRAGTLDFDGVDPELGMHLLSLHWNRQHHSFLLTYRPAFMRDMACNGPYFSKILLNAIYFGASKFSPRREVRRDLNDVRTAGWAFRERVRKLLGDALDSSDITTIQALLVMTNSLFALGDERSAAWLYAGLAFRMIIDLGMHVDAPGLGSTRKFSDEDLEIRRRVFWGAFVVDKIQSLYQGRPASLKESDTLVPIKFLDTFEEFENWKPFAYSTDATSYPGSPAFSVSTFTYLCRLSVVMSDILSCIYTERAFDKSATELSTMLESLSSKLAAWKEALPTHLVFDPKNDDQVPPPHVLSLHAMFNVLTILLHRPFVADGHLYNTSRSISVNSFITCASAADSIVGVLRAYNRVFSVRHAPYLISYATYVAATIHVRIAAKRSTESEARERLETCMSVFRENQETNWAVRRAKTIVEGLMTRLGVSLTRVDGNERQRSNAFPVSTANRDAPDALGNPNDRVRLSMTDEARPPQTVLENVSPSMGWSDIDGIIQSFVRGQEHNTVAADVNQTDLNQQPVPSGTGLQPANFDSSSFIGNQTWFQGMPEGDGGAASFDDLLFGFNGSALDSMFS; encoded by the exons ATGAGCAGCCGACGTGCGCCAATTGCAGGAC aacggcggcgacaaggcACTCGTCAGAATCGTCAAAGAACAGACCTCGGCACCACCCCGTCGCGCATCCCGGGGGATATTAGCGGCAACGACTCTGCCGCGGAGCACGGCGGGGACACGCCACAGCCACACACCCCTGACGGCCCTGATCCTGCTATCCActcgccgccccctccccctcataCCAGCACGCAACAGCCCGGAGCTCTGACGGAACAAAACCCTTCTCACCGAGCGGGTGTCTCCCGTATCGTGGTATCCGCTAATGGAGTCTCGAGCTATCACGGCCGCACGAGCGCCCTGTTCGAGGAGAGTCTACAGGAACGATCATCGGCCGTCGACTTACGTCCACGGATGCCGGATGAATGGATAGAGAAGGGTTTGGTTGCCGAGGCGGCTAGACAACGTATGatccttcttctccaccAGAAGCTTGGCTTCG GCCAGCTCGAAGACTTCAACTATCGCGCGGGAACGCTCGACTTCGATGGTGTGGACCCGGAACTAGGCATGCACCTCCTGTCCCTGCACTGGAACCGCCAGCACCATTCCTTTCTGCTCACGTACCGACCCGCATTCATGCGGGACATGGCCTGCAACGGGCCGTACTTTTCAAAGATACTGCTCAACGCCATCTACTTCGGGGCTTCCAAGTTCAGCCCGCGTCGAGAAGTCCGGAGGGACCTCAACGACGTGCGCACCGCCGGCTGGGCGTTCCGTGAGCGTGTTAGGAAGCTGCTTGGCGACGCGCTGGATAGCAGCGATATCACAACCATTCAGGCTTTGCTGGTGATGACAAATTCGCTTTTCGCCCTAGGTGACGAGAGGAGTGCTGCTTGGCTATACGCGGGCCTGGCATTCCGCATGATCATCGACTTGGGCATGCATGTTGATGCACCAGGCCTCGGTAGCACACGGAAGTTCTCTGACGAAGACCTAGAGATACGACGGCGGGTGTTCTGGGGTGCATTCG TCGTCGATAAGATCCAGAGTCTCTATCAGGGACGCCCGGCGTCCTTGAAAGAGTCTGACACGCTGGTACCCATCAAATTTCTCGATACGTTCGAGGAGTTTGAAAACTGGAAGCCGTTTGCGTACTCTACTGATGCCACCAGCTACCCTGGATCGCCTGCCTTCAGCGTGTCTACTTTCACCTACCTGTGTCGACTCTCGGTCGTCATGAGCGATATTCTGAGCTGCATCTATACGGAGAGAGCCTTTGACAAAAGCGCAACTGAGCTCTCCACAATGCTGGAGAGTCTAAGCTCCAAGTTGGCTGCTTGGAAAGAAGCTTTGCCTACTCATCTCGTGTTCGATCCAAAGAACGATGACCAAGTTCCTCCTCCACACGTACTAAGCTTGCA CGCCATGTTCAATGTTCTCACCATCCTTCTTCACCGTCCGTTTGTTGCTGATGGCCACTTGTACAACACCTCTCGTTCCATATCGGTCAACTCGTTCATCACCTGCGCGTCTGCAGCCGACAGCATAGTCGGTGTTCTTCGAGCATACAACAGAGTATTTTCTGTGCGACACGCACCTTATTTGATCTCATATGCCACGTATGTTGCTGCAACGATTCACGTACGGATCGCCGCGAAGCGCAGCACGGAATCGGAGGCTCGCGAGCGCCTGGAAACCTGTATGTCCGTGTTTCGAGAGAACCAGGAAACAAACTGGGCCGTGAGAAGGGCCAAAACCATCGTCGAAGGCTTGATGACGCGTCTGGGTGTAAGTCTCACCCGCGTTGACGGCAACGAAAGACAGAGGAGCAATGCCTTTCCTGTCTCGACAGCGAACCGCGACGCGCCTGACGCCTTGGGGAATCCCAACGACAGGGTGCGCCTTTCAATGACCGATGAGGCACGCCCTCCGCAGACAGTGCTTGAGAACGTATCCCCTTCCATGGGGTGGTCAGATATCGACGGAATCATCCAAAGTTTTGTGCGAGGGCAAGAGCACAACACTGTCGCAGCGGATGTGAACCAGACGGACTTAAACCAACAGCCGGTCCCGTCGGGAACGGGGTTGCAGCCGGCAAACTTCGACTCTTCGAGCTTTATCGGAAACCAGACTTGGTTCCAAGGGATGCCggagggagacggcggcgctgcttCTTTCGACGACCTTCTGTTCGGGTTCAACGGCTCCGCGCTTGACAGCATGTTCTCCTGA
- a CDS encoding Methylitaconate delta2-delta3-isomerase: MAITPSTPKRRVRHSLPAVLMRAGTSKGLFIHRSHLPPTQDEWATPLLAAMGSRYNDARQIDGVGGGSSVTSKVAVVAPSSRPGVDVEYTFVQVAVGSETVDLSGNCGNICSGVGPFAVQERLVAPPPGARAVDVRIFNTNTSKLIVETVHLDEDGNVEEDGDCLIPGVRGSGSEIKVAFVEPVGSMTGKLFPSGERSEKIVVEEVRALGDFAVDVTLIDSANPFVFVDAQSLPAPLRDQPADSPLALEVAEAIRRRGAVRMGLAATIEAAGLVRGTPKLAYLSRPSADDNATAKEAADIRVQAYSMGKPHPSLQLTGGVTLASAVITEGTVAHRIAGGEGSTLQTEGIPTPRRTPSPVEGALKLPTGEVLGGSLTGEHNAGRTVRIQHGSGTMDVEVWAHEDAEGVAVDRCVVTRTARRLFEGNVLYYS, from the coding sequence ATGGCCATAACACCATCCACACCAAAACGCCGTGTGAGGCACTCCCTCCCCGCGGTTCTGATGCGCGCCGGTACCTCCAAGGGCCTCTTCATCCACCGGTCTCACCTCCCGCCGACGCAAGACGAGTGGGCGACCCCCCTCCTCGCGGCGATGGGATCGAGGTACAATGACGCGCGTCAGatcgacggcgtcggtggcgGTAGCAGCGTGACCTCCaaagtcgccgtcgtcgcccccTCGAGCCggcccggcgtcgacgtcgagtaCACCTTCGTCCAGGTCGCCGTCGGTAGCGAGACCGTCGACCTCAGCGGCAACTGCGGTAACATCTGCTCGGGAGTCGGTCCCTTCGCCGTGCAAGAGCGGCTGGtggcaccgccgccgggggcTCGGGCGGTGGACGTGCGGATCTTTAACACCAACACCTCGAAGCTCATCGTCGAGACCGTccacctcgacgaggacggcaacgtggaggaggacggggaCTGCTTGATCCCCGGCGTCAGGGGTTCTGGCAGCGAGATCAAGGTTGCCTTCGTCGAGCCCGTGGGGAGCATGACCGGCAAGCTGTTCCCGAGCGGGGAGCGGTCCGAGAAGATCGTCGTGGAAGAAGTCCGCGCGCTGGGAGACTTCGCGGTGGACGTCACCCTAATCGACTCGGCTAACCctttcgtcttcgtcgacgcccagAGCCTGCCTGCGCCGCTTAGGGACCAGCCCGCAGATTCCCCACTGGctctcgaggtcgccgaggccatccgGAGACGGGGGGCTGTCCGGATGGGtctcgccgccaccatcgAGGCTGCTGGTCTGGTCAGGGGAACGCCGAAGCTCGCGTACCTTTCGCGGCCATctgccgacgacaacgcGACGGCCAAGGAAGCAGCGGATATCCGGGTGCAGGCTTATAGCATGGGCAAGCCGCACCCCAGCCTGCAACTGACCGGCGGCGTCACCCTGGCGAGCGCCGTCATCACGGAGGGAACGGTggcgcatcgcatcgcaGGCGGTGAGGGATCGACTTTGCAGACGGAGGGCATACccacgccgaggaggacgccgagtCCGGTAGAGGGAGCCCTCAAGTTACCGACAGGAGAGGTTCTCGGCGGCTCGCTTACCGGCGAGCACAACGCGGGCCGGACCGTCCGGATTCAGCATGGCAGTGGCACAATGGACGTTGAAGTCTGGGCCCACGAGGACGCAGAGGGAGTTGCGGTGGACCGATGCGTcgtgacgaggacggcgcggcggctTTTTGAGGGCAACGTCCTGTATTACTCATGA
- a CDS encoding translin yields MDNDTNMGEVPASRLLDPQIFEHLKDKIDEDQQVRDQMSQTVQKLDRAISYVQGLLSRIHATPREQYPSLLSDVQAGIQKEIEVIGELEEIASKHPYYKYNQKWNRQVQNAIFTVLLCGWLGGLTSDGKPGPIARLLTLEEVGSIFKVPVNLKDRDAFHLTIEEYLLALTDLTQELSRLATNAVTLSDFAMPVEISSFVKDLFAGFQLLNLKNDILRKRVDAVKYDVKRVEDVVYDLTLRNLIPQKKKEVAVAESSSAQKA; encoded by the exons ATGGATAACGACACCAACATGGGCGAGGTTCCCGCCTCCCGCCTCCTGGACCCCCAGATCTTTGAGCACCTCAAGGATAAGATCGACGAGGATCAGCAGGTTCGCGACCAGATGAGCCAGACGGTCCAGAAGCTCGACAGGGCCATCTCATATGTCCAGGGCCTGCTGTCCCGCATCCACGCCACCCCGCGTGAGCAAT ACCCCTCCCTGCTTTCAGACGTGCAGGCGGGCATCCAGAAGGAGATCGAAGTCATTGGGGAGCTCGAGGAAATCGCCTCCAAGCACCCCTACTACAA GTACAACCAGAAATGGAACCGCCAGGTCCAGAACGCCATCTTCACCGTCCTTCTCTGTGGCTGGTTGGGCGGCCTCACTTCCGACGGCAAGCCCGGTCCCATCGCCCGTCTTCTGaccctcgaggaggtcggcaGCATCTTCAAGG TCCCTGTTAACCTCAAGGACCGCGACGCCTTCCACCTCACCATTGAGGAATACCTTCTTGCCCTGACGGACCTGACACAGGAGCTCTCCCGCCTGGCCACCAACGCCGTGACCCTCAGCGACTTTGCCATGCCCGTCGAGATCAGCAGCTTCGTCAAGGACCTGTTCGCCGGCTTTCAGCTGCTCAACCTCAAGAACGACATCCTCCGGAAGCGCGTCGACGCGGTCAAGTACGATGTCAAGCGCGTGGAGGACGTCGTCTACGACCTCACCCTCCGCAACCTGATCCcgcaaaagaagaaggaggtcGCTGTCGCCGAGTCGTCTTCGGCCCAGAAGGCATAG